The following DNA comes from Corallococcus exiguus.
TCGCCCTTGAGCAGGCCCGTGAAGCCGTGCCCCCGGGACGCCACGTTCATCACCGCGCCAATGGGGTCCGGGTCCCAGAAGTTGGCCCGCGTCTGGCGCAGCACCAGCTCCTCCAGCGCCGTCATGGGCATGCCCGCCGCCGCGTACGCCGCCACCATCCCGCCCGAGGACGTGCCCGCGTAGGCGTGCGGCTTCAGTCCGGAGGTGTGCAGCCCCTTCAGGAAGCCCGCGTGGCCATAGAAGCCGAAGTAGCCCGCGGAGAGGACCAGCCCGAACCGCTTGCCTTCGAGCAGGGAATGCAGCGTGGAAGAGGGAGCCATTCCGGATTTTTACGGGATGGGTGTGCCTCAAGGCAACGCAATGCGTTGGCGGGGCCATTGTGGTTGGGGGCTTGAATCGATATATGTTGATGGCTCGATATGGACGTTCTCTCCCAATCCTTCCGTGTCCTGGGGGACACGACGCGGCTGCGCATCCTGCGGTTGGTGGCCCAGGCGCCGCTGAACGTGACGGAGCTCGTGTCGCTGGTGGGGGTGGCCCAGTCGTCGGTGTCGCACCACCTGTCGAAGCTGAAGGGGCTGGGGCTCATCCGCGAGGAGCGGCAGGCGGGCTTCACCTACTACTCGCTGGCGCTGGAGTCGGATGACTCGCGCTGGCCGCTCGTCCGGCTGGCGCGCGAGGCGGAGGACGCGGCGGGAGATTCCGCGCGGCTCAACGACCTGCTGCGCGCGCGGGAGGACCGGCAGGCGCTCAACGAGCGGCTGTTGGAGCCCGGCCAGTCGTGGTTCCTCTGGGCGGGCGCGCTGGCGTCGCTGCTGCCACCGCTGGACGTGGCGGACTTCGGCTGTGGCACGGGCGTGTTCAGCCGGGCCATGGCGCGGTGGGCGCGGCACGTGTGGGCCATCGACCAGAGTGAAGATGCGCTGTCCCAGGCTCGAACTCTGGCCCTCCGTGACGAACTGAAGAACATCACGTTCCTGCGCGAGGACCTGCACCGGCTGTCCCTGGCCGGTGGGCGCATGGACCTGGTGGTGATTTCGCAGAGCCTGCACCACGTGGAGGCTCCGGCGGCGGTGGTGGCGGAGGCCGCGCGGCTGCTCAAGCCGGGCGGCCGGCTGGTGGTGCTGGAGCTGATGCCGCACGAAGAGAAGTGGGTGCTGGAGCGGTTGGGTCACCGGCACCTGGGCTTTTCGCCCGAAGTCCTGGAAGCGGCCCTTCGCGAGGCCGGCTTCACGTCGTTCACCCGCGAGACGCACGCGCGCGACGGGGCCAGTCCCTTCCGCGTCTTCCTGCTGACCGGAGTCAAACCGTCATGACGAGCCACATCGCCCACCCCCTGCCGCTTCCCCCCGGGGAGCACGGCCAGCGCGTGGAAGCGCTCAAGGCCGCGATGCGTGAGCGCATCCTCGTGCTGGACGGCGCCATGGGCACGCTCCTGCAGGGGCACACGCTGGTGGCGGCGGACTTCGGCGGCGCGGAGTACGAGGGCTGCAACGAGCACCTGGTCCTCACCCGCCCGGACGTCATCGAAGGCATCCACGCGAAGTACTTCGCCGCGGGCGCGGACGTGACGGAGACGGACAGCTTCGGCGGCACGCCGGTGGTGCTGGCGGAGTTCGAGCTGGGCCACAAGGCGATGGAGATCAACATCGCCGCGTCCCGCCTGGCGCTCAAGGCCGCCAAGGCCGCGGAGGCGAAGGACGGCCGGATTCGCTGGGTGGCGGGCTCCATCGGTCCCACCACCAAGGCCATCAGCGTCACGGGCGGCATCACCTTCGAGGAGCTGGTGGACAACTTCGCCGTGCAGGCCGAAGGGCTCGCGGTGGGTGGCTCCGACTACCTGCTGGTGGAGACGGCGCAGGACACGCGCAACGTGAAGGCTGCGTTGCTGGGAATCGACCGGGCGTTCAAGAAGCTGGGCTGGGCGGTGCCGGTGGCGGTGTCCGGCACGATTGAGCCGATGGGCACGATGCTCGCGGGCCAGTCCGTGGAGAGCCTGGCCACGTCGCTGGAGCACACGGAGTTGCTGTACCTGGGGCTCAACTGCGCCACGGGTCCGGACTTCATGACGGACCACATCCGCTCGCTGTCGTCCATGAGCCCGTTCCCGGTGTCGTGCGTGCCCAACGCGGGCCTGCCGGACGAGAACGGTCAGTATCTGGAATCGCCGGAGATGATTGCCCGGTCGCTCCGGCGCTTCTGTGACAGCGGTTGGATCAATGTGGTGGGCGGCTGTTGCGGCACGCACGCGGGCCACATCGAGGCGCTCGCCGCCGCGGTGAAGGGGCTCAAGCCGCGCACGGAAGTACCCAAGCCGCGCTCGTCGCTGTCCGGCGTGGACTACCTGGAGGTGACGGACGAGCAGCGCCCCATCATCGTGGGCGAGCGCACCAACGTCATCGGCAGCAAGAAGTTCAAGGAGCTCATCGTCGCGGGTGCGTTCGACGACGCGTCGGAGATTGCTCGCGCCCAGGTGCGGCGGGCGGCGCAGGTCATCGACATCTGCCTGGCGAACCCGGACCGGGACGAGCTGGAGGACATGCGCCACTTCCTGGAGGTGGTGGTCAAGAAGGTGCGCGTGCCGCTGATGATCGACTCGACGGACGAGAAGGTCATCGCCATGGCGCTCACGTACTGCCAGGGCAAGGCCATCATCAACTCCGTCAACCTGGAGGACGGCGAGGAGCGCTTCGAGAAGGTCGTCCCCCTGGCGAAGGCGTTCGGCGCGGCGCTGGTGGTGGGCTGCATCGACGAGGTGGGCATGGCCGTCACGCGCGACCGCAAGCTCGCCGTGGCCGAGCGCAGCTTCGAGCTGCTCACCCAGAAGTACGGCATGCGTCCGGAGGACCTGTACTTCGACCCGCTCGTGTTCCCCTGCGCTTCGGGTGATGCGCAGTACACCGGCAGCGGCGTGGAGACGATTGAGGGCGTGCGTCTCATCAAGCAGCGCTTCCCGCAGTGCCGCACGGTGCTGGGCATCAGCAACGTGTCCTTCGGTCTGCCCACCGCGGGCCGCGAGGTGTTGAACTCCGTGTTCCTGTACCACTGCGTGCAGGCGGGCCTGGACATGGCGCTCGTCAACTCGGAGAAGCTGGAGCGCTACCCGTCGCTGCCGGAGGAGGAGCGGAAGCTCTCCGAGGACCTCCTCTACAACCGGACCGCGGACCCGGTGACGCCCTTCGCGGCGCACTTCCGCGAGCGCAAGCCCGCGCGCGCCCAGGTGAGCACCCTGCCGCTGTTCGAGCGGCTCCAGCGCTACATCATCGAAGGCACGCGCGACGGGCTGACGGCGGACCTGGACCTGGCGATGAAGGAGATGCCTCCGCTGGAGATCATCAACGGGCCGTTGATGAAGGGCATGGACGAGGTGGGCCGCCTCTTCGGCGCCAACGAACTCATCGTCGCGGAGGTGCTCCAGAGCGCGGAGTCCATGAAGGCGGCGGTGAGCCACCTGGAGCCGCACATGAGCCAGACCCAGGCGGCGTCGCGCGGAAAGATTGTCCTCGCGACGGTGAAGGGGGACGTGCACGACATCGGCAAGAACCTGGTGGAGATCATCCTCGCCAACAACGGCTTCCAGGTGGTGAACCTGGGCATCAAGGTCCCGCCCGAGCAGCTGGTGCTGGCGGTGAAGGAACACCGGCCGGACATCCTGGGCCTGTCCGGCCTGCTGGTGAAGAGCGCGCACCAGATGGTGGCCACCGCGGAGGACCTGAAGCGCGCAGGCGTGGAGACGCCCATCCTGGTGGGCGGCGCCGCGCTCAGCCGCAACTTCGTGGACCGCAACATCGCCCCGGCCTACGGCGGCGGCACCGTGGCCTACGCGCAGGACGCGATGAACGGCCTGGAGCTGGCGAAGCAGATCGTGGAGCCGGGCGCGCACGCGAAGCTGCGGGACGACCTGGCCGCGCGGCGGCTGAAGCTGGCGCAGGAGGCGAAGGACCGGCCCGCGCCCGCGGCCCCGGTGCGCCGCTCGCGCAGCATGGAGGTGGCGGTGCTGGACGCGGTGCCGCCCGCGCCGGACTTCGCGCGGCACGTGCTCACCAACACGCCGTTGGACCACATCTGGAAGTTCATCAACCCGGTGATGCTCTACGGCCGTCACCTGGGCCTGCGCACGTCGTCGCGCGCGCTGGGCACGCCTGCTGAAGCGGAGCTGGCGAAGACAGAAGAGGGTCGCAAGGCGCTGGCGCTGAAGGAGGCGGTGGAGGAGCTGAAGACGCTCTTGCGCGGCGGAGCTATGCATGCGCGCTCGGTGTTCCAGTTCTTCAAGGCGGCCAGCGACGGCGACCGCGTGCTGCTCTTCGACGGCACGACGGGCGAGCCGGTGACGTCCTTCGACTTCCCCCGGCAGGACAAGGACAACGGCCTGTGCCTGGCGGACTACGTGAAGCCGCTGGAGAACGGCAAGCCGGTGGACGCGCTCTCGCTGTTCGTCACCACCGCGGGCTCGGGCATCCGCGAGCTGTCCGAAGGCTTCAAGGCCAAGGGCGAGTTCCTCAAGATGCACGCGGTGCAGGCGCTGGCGCTGGAGACCGCGGAGGGTTACGCGGAGCTCCTGCACACGCAGCTGCGCAGCATGTGGGGCTTCCCGGACCGCGCGGACATGACGATGCTGGAGCGCTTCCGCGCGGAGTACACCGGCAAGCGCTACTCGTTCGGCTACCCGGCGTGCCCGCGCCTGGAGGACCAGACGAAGCTGTTCGCCGCGCTCAAGCCGGAGGAGATCGGCGTGCAGCTCACCGACGGCTGCATGATGGAGCCCGAGGCGAGCGTGTCCGCCATCGTCTTCCACCACCCGGGCGCCACGTACTTCTCGGTGACTTGATGCGTCGCGGGCCCGAAGGTCGGGCCCGGGCGCCGCGGAAGGGATAGATTGCCCCCCATGCCTTCGCCCACCATCCGTCGCGCCGTCCAGCTCCTGCCCGCGTGTGCCACGACGGGCATCGGCAGCCTGCCGCACACCCAGGTGGAATTGGGTCTGCAGGCCGCGCTCGCCATGGACATCCCGTTCCTGCCGCAGCTACCGGTGGGCCATCCGTCCGAGCTGATGATCCCCGCCGCGCTGGAGGGCCTGCCGGGCCTGCGCTTCGACGAGGACGGCGTCTGCACGGTGGACGTGGACGGGTGGAACGCGGGGCGCGAGGCCTTCGAGAAGCGGCTGGAGGCGGCGCTCGCCTCCGGGAACCTGGAGTCCTTCGAGCCCACGGCGGACGCGTGCCGCGCTTGGAAGCCGTTCCTCTGGGAGGTGGAGCACCGCAAGCTGGCGTTCGCGAAGGCGCAGCTGGCCGGCCCCTTCACGGTGCGCTCCGTGGTGCGCACCGCGACGGGTGAGCCGGTGCTGGCGGTGCCGGGCCTGGACGCGGCGCTGTACCGGCTGGTGATGGTGCGCGCGCTGGCCATGGTGCGCGCCCTCAAGCGCACGGGCACCACGCCCCTGTTCTACCTGGACGAGCCCGGCCTCTACGCCTACGTGCGGATGAACCCGCAGCACCTGTTGGCGCAGCAGGAGCTGCGGCTCTTGGTGGTGGCGTTGCAGCGCGAGGGCGCGCTCGTGGGCATCCACTGCTGCGGCAACACGGACTGGGGCGTGCTGCTGGACGCGCAGGCGGACCTGGTGTCGCTGGACGTGCGGCTGTCTCTGGACGCGATGCTGGAGGAGACGGACGCGCTGAAGCGCTTCCTGGACTCCGGCGCCACGCTGAGCCTGGGCGTCATCCCCACGGACCTGGCGTCCACGTATTCGGTGGAGGAGCTGTCGGACTCGGTGGAGGCGTCGTTGAAGGCGGCGCTGCCCAACGACATCGGCTTCGCGCGCGCGCTGTCCACGGTGCTGCTGACGCCCGCATGCGGGCTGGCGATGCGCTCGGTGATGGACGCCGAGCGCATCCTGGAAGAGCTGAAGCAGGCCCAGCGCCGGCTGAAGCGGGCGCTGGAGTCCGAGCGCCCGTCCCTCCAGGGGATGCCGCCCGCGCACTGACTCGCGGGCGGCCCTGGCGGCTGACTACTGCCGGCCGAGCCGCAGCTCGCGTTCAGCCTGGTGCCAGTCGTGTTCGGGGTTGCCGTGCGTGCCGCCCCGGGCCTGGAAGATTTCGTAGGCACGGCGGGCAATCTGCTCCTGCGTGAGCGCGGCGGTCTTGCTCGTGGGCGCGCTCGCCGTGGCCACCGGCTTCTTGTCCTCGGTCCGCTCCGGCGCGGCCTTGGGGGCCGGGTTCGGTTGCGACTTCTGCGCGTTCTGACGGGCCATGGGGCTTCCTCCTGGAAAAGGCGGCCTGAAGCTTCGGACGCGCTCCAGCATCACGGAAGAGACCCAAGTCGTGTGGGGTTGCCGGAGCGACACCTCAGGTCGCGAAGTGTTGAGGGACCAACGGGCCATTCCGCGCGGAAAATCCATCAGCGGAATAGGCCCGGACGTGCGGTCCTGGAGCTGAAGCCCACCAGGCGCTTCAGCGCCCGGCCGCCTTCCGGACAGTGCGGCCCGCCGCCTTCTTCTTCGCGGGCTCGGCGGGTGCCGCATCGCCGCCCATCACTCCGTGCCCCAACGCCGCGTCGAGCGCGCGCTGCATCGCGGTGCTCATGCCCAGCGCCTCCGCCTCCCGCGGCGTGCACCAGCGCAGCTCCTGGAACGCGGAGGACTTCGTGGGGCGCTTGTCGCCCGTCACGCGCAACAGCCGCAGCGTGAGGTCGCGGTGGGTGAGCTGCCGGCGCACGCTGTCCAACGTGCCCTCCAGCGTGAGCGGCGCGCCCAGTGCTGTCGCCAGCCGCTCCGTCGCCTCTGCTTCGGACGTGTTCTCCTCCACCTCCACGGCGGGCAGCTCCCACAGGCCGCCGAAGAGGCCCTTGTCCGCGCGACGCGCGAAGAGGAGCGTGCCCGCGTGCGGCCACACGGCCAGCGCCAGGAACAGCTTGCGAGGCGCGGCGCGCACCTTGGCCGGAGGCAGTTCGTCCACGCGGCCCTTCTTGAACGCGATGCACCCGTCGCGCACGGGGCACAGCAGGCACAGCGGCGACTCCGGCCGGCACACCGTGGCGCCGTGCTCCATCAGCGCCTGGTTGAAGTCTCCGGGCCGCTCACCCTTCACCAGCGCGGAGGCCAGCGCCCAGAGCGTGGCCTCGCGGTCGCGGTCTCCGGGCAGGCCTTCCACCTCGAAGAGGCGCGACAGCACTCGGGCCACGTTGCCGTCCACGATGGGCGCCTCCTCGCCAAAGGCGATGGAGGCCACGGCCCCGGAGGTGTAGCGGCCGAAGCCGGGCAGGGAGAGCAGCTCCTCCGCCTTGGACGGGAGCTTCCCGCCGAAGCGCTCCACCACCTCCTGAGCGGCCCGGTGCAGGTTGCGCGCGCGCGAGTAGTAGCCCAGCCCCTTCCACCCGGAGAGCACGTCGTCCAGGGGCGCGGAGGCCAGGGCCTTCACCGTGGGAAAGCGCGCGAGGAAACGCTCCCAGTACGGGATGACCGTGGACACCTGCGTCTGCTGGAGCATGACCTCGCTGAGCCAGATGGCGTACGGGTCGCGCGTGCGGCGCCAGGGCAGGTCGCGCTTGTTCCGGTCGTACCAGGAGAGCAGCGGGCCGTGGAGGGCGGCGTGGCGTTCAGGGGAGACGGGGGCGGGGAGTGCCCCGGTGTCGGTGCGCTTGCGTGGGCTCATGTGATTCTTCGCGGGGGCGGCGCGGCACCATACCCGTACGGTCGGGTGCACCCGTCGTTTTTACCGACGGCATGGGGCGGTTGTCCGGCCGCCCGTCCCTCTTCTGGCGGGGCGGGCGATCGTCTATAGGATGCCCGCGTCCATGGCCCGCCCTCCCATCACCAACGACTTCTCCTGGTCCAAGAGCCGCCACGAGAAGTTCTCCGAGTGTCTCCGGGCCTACTACCTCTACTACTACCGCTCCTGGGGCGGCTGGGAGGCGGAGGCGGCCAAGGACGTGCGCGAGCTCTACGTCCTCAAGAAGCTGCACAACCGCTACACCTGGGCGGGCAGCATCGTGCACGAGGCCCTCAAGGACGTGCTGCTGGACTGGCGCGCCGGCCGTGACGTGGACCCCGCGAAGGTGGAGGCGCGCACGCACAAGCTGATGCAGGACGACTTCCGGCACTCGCGCTCCAAGGCCTACTGGACGACGAAGTACCGCAAGCCCTTCACCGGCCTTTCAGAGCACGAGTACGGGGAGGACATCCCTAACGAGTCCTGGAAGCAGAACTTCGAAACGGTGCGCTCCGCGCTCGCGTGGTTCTTCCAGTCGCGCTGGCCCACGGTGGCCAAGGGGCTCAAGCCCGCGCAGTGGCTGGAGGTGGACGCGGGCTTCGACTTCGCCCACTTCGTCATGGACGGGGTGAAGACCTTCGCCATCCCGGACTTCGCCTACGTGGACGCCGAAGGCTCCGTCGTCGTGGTGGACTGGAAGACGGGCCGCTCGCGCGAGGGCTACGACGAGCAGGTGCTGGGCTACGCGCTCTACATCGCGCAGCGCTACCGCTACCCGCTGGAGAAGGTGCGCGCGTCGCTCGTGTACCTCAACGAGGGACTGGAGCACGACGTGACGGTGGATCCGTCCGCCATGGACTCCTTCCGCCAGCACTTCGCCCGGAGCGTGGACGGGATGCGCGGTCTGCTCAAGGACGTCGCCACCAACACGCCGAAGGACTCAGAGGCCTTCCCTCAGACGGGGAACCTGGACGCCTGCGCCCGCTGCGTCTTCCGCCGTCCGTGCGGCCGAGAGCCCGCGGTGGCGCAGGCCCGGCCCCGGGTCGCCTGAAACGCGCTACCGCGTGGAAGCGAGCCGGCGCACCACCACGCCCGCGGCGTTCATGCCGAAGGCGGAGGTGACGAACGCCACGCTGCCGTCAATCTGCGTGCGGTGGTCGCAGGTGTGGAACTCGTTGTCCTGCGGGCAGACGCACAGGAAGCCGTCGGTCGCGTCGTCGTAGTTGAGCGGCACCGGCTGCCGGCGCGTCTCGATGGAGTACACGGCGGTGATGCCCGTGTGGCGCTCCGTCTCCACGCCGTACTTGCGCTTGAGCAGCTTGCGGATGTCCTTGGCGAACGGGTCCATGTGCGTCTCGCTCAGGTCCTCCACGCGGATGGCCGTGGGGTCCAGGCGTCCCGCCGCGCCCATGGAGCTGACCACCGGCAGGCCCAGCGTCACGCACCGGTGCAGCAGGTGCAGCTTCGCCTTCACGTTGTCGATGGCGTCCACCACGAAGTCGTAGCGGCCCGCGGGCAGCAGCGTCTCCGCCAGCTCCTCGCGGTAGAACTCGCGCAGGGCCTCCACCTTCGCCTGCGGGTTGATGTCCTGGCAGCGCTGGGCCATCAACTCCGCCTTCGACTTGCCCACCGACTTCACCGTCGCGTGCAGCTGGCGGTTGGTGTTGGTGACGCACACGTCGTCGTGGTCCACCAGCGTGAGGCGGCCCACGCCGCTGCGCACCAGGCCCTCCGCGGTGAAGCTGCCCACGCCGCCCAGGCCGAACACCACCACGTGCGCGTTGGCCAGCCGCTCCATGGCGTTGTCGCCCAACAGGCGCGCCGTGCGGTCGAAGCGGCGCGACAGCTTGAAGGGCTTCGCCAGCGACGCTTCCGGCGCGACGGCGTTCGAAGCGGCCGGGGAGGCGGGGGGAGCCTCGGTCTCGGCGGTGGGGGCGGGGGCGGGCTGCGGGTTCATGAAGGGCTCCTCTATCACGCGACGCTCGCCTACCGCGAAGGGGAGGGGAAAGCTTCCCGGAACAGGCGCCGGGCATTCTCGGTCGTCCGCTGGGCGAGCGCATCCACCGGCTCTCCCAGCACGTGCGCCATGCCCGCGAGGATGTGGGGCAGGTAGCCGGGTTCGGACCGCTGCCCCCGGAAGGGCGTGGGCGCCTGGTCCGGCGAGTCCGTCTCCGCCACCAGCCGGTCCGCCGGAATCACGCGCAGGGCGTCCAGCGGCTTGCGCGCCTCCGCCCAGGTCACCGGGCCCGCGAAGGAGAAGTGACAGCCCTTCTGGATGTAGAAGCGCGCCAGCTCCGCGCCGCCACTGTAGCTGTGCATCAGGATGCCGGCCTCCGGCCACGGCTCCGCTTTCAGGAACTCCATCATCGCCGGGTGCAGCCGGTGGCAGTGCATCAGCACCGGCAGCCCATGCTTGCGCGCCAGGGCCATGTGTCCGCGCAGCATCGCCAGCTGCCGCTCCAGTGGGGCGCCGGGGAGGGACGGGCCATCCAGGCCGCACTCGCCCACCGCCACCGCGCCGCCTTGCGACAGCAGCGCGTCCAGCTGCTCCAGGTGCGCGCCGTCATCCTCCGCTGGCAGGTCCGGCAGGAACTGGGGATGGATGCCCAGCCCCACCTGGATGCGCGCGTCCCTTCGCGGCAGCGCGAGCAGTGGCTCCCACGTGTCCGGGCCCACCGCCGGAATGAGGATGCCGTGCAGGCCCGCGGCCCAGGCGCGCGCGACAACGCTGTCGCGGTCCGGGTCGAAGCGCGAGGCGTCCAGATGGCAGTGCGTGTCGATCATTGAGCACCCTTCTTCTCAATCCAGTTCAATCACCGACAGCCTCGGATGCCATGCCCTTCAAGGCCTGCCGGCACCCGTGAACGCGAAGCTAAGACGCGCCCCCTGACTTTGGAGCATCGCGACCTGGGAGGCGTGGAAATGATCAAGCGAGTGGTGTTGGGGGCGTTGTTCGGGGCGCTGACGGTGCTGGGGACGGGCTGTGGCGACGAGTGCGTCGATCAGTTCGACTGCCGTGACAAGGGCGCCGCGCCAGCGGGCCAGGAATGGATCTGCAACGCGGACAACAAGTGCGAGCTGCAGAAACTCGTGTTCCCGCCGGAAGAGGACGCGGGCACGGAGGTTGATGCCGGCACGGAGGTCGACGCGGGCACGGAGGTTGATGCCGGCACGGAGGTCGACGCGGGCACCGAGGACGCCGGGACGGAAGTCGACGCCGGCACCGACGCGGGGATGAACGTGGCCAAGGGCGGCGCGTGCACCGCGTCCGCGGAGTGCATGGCGGGCCTGCGCTGCGAGGCCGCCACCTGCCAGTCGCTCCTCATCGCCGTGACGGGCAACGACGGCGGCACGCGCGCGCTGGTGACGGAATACGACGTGCCGGGGATGACGTCGCTCAGCGCCGACGGTGTCGCCAGCGCCTACCCGCGCTTCGGCCCGGACGGCGCCCAGGTGGCCTTCGTGCAGGGCGACGTCACCGCCGCCGCGGGTGAGCTCGCGGTGCGCCCGGTGCCGCTCACGGCCGCCGCGCCCACCGTGCTGACCACGGGCACGGCCTCCAGCAGCACGCGCATCCGCTACATGGAGTGGGAGCCGGGCAACCTCATCACCTGGGTGCGCGGCAGCACGGGCATCTCCACCATCGCGGCGACGGGCGGCTCGCCCACGCAGGCCACCGTCAACGGCACCTTCCCGGACCTGGCGCCCAACGGCACGGACTACGCCTACAGCGCCGCGGGCAACGGCATCTACGTCTCCACGGGCGGCGGCGTGCCGGCTCCGCTGGCGGGTTCGCCCACCTCGGGCGAGCAGCCGCACTACAACCGCACCACCTCGCAGCTGCTCTTCCTGGCCAACCCGGACAACCTCACGGTGACCTTCGGCACGGACACCACCCCGGTGCTGCGGCTGTACTCGCTGCCGGTGACGGGTGGCGGTACCCCGGCGCTGCTCGCGGACAGGACCTCCGATAGCGCGACGGGCGGCACCGTGGACTCGTACATCGCGAACCCGAACTGGGCGCCGGATGGCAGCTGGGTGGCGTACGTGCGCGCCTACTACCAGAACATCAATGGCGCGGCCACGCTGTGCGGCAACACCGGCGCGACGCTGTGCGGGACCACGCCGGGCAACGTCATCTTCCTGCAGCGCGTGAACACCACCACGGGCGCGGCGGACGGCGCCCCGGTGAAGCTCGCCGACAACGCCACGCTGCCGTCGTTCTCCCCGGACGGCCAGCTCGTGGCCTACGTCTTCGGCGGAGCGCTCTACGTGCAGCCCATCGACCCGGCCACCGGCCAGCCCACCGGCACCCTCATCCAGCACCCGAAGGACACGTACACGGTGCTGACCAACGAGGGTGACGACTACCGCCCGCGCTGGCAGCCCCGCTAGTCCCAGG
Coding sequences within:
- a CDS encoding TolB family protein, with amino-acid sequence MIKRVVLGALFGALTVLGTGCGDECVDQFDCRDKGAAPAGQEWICNADNKCELQKLVFPPEEDAGTEVDAGTEVDAGTEVDAGTEVDAGTEDAGTEVDAGTDAGMNVAKGGACTASAECMAGLRCEAATCQSLLIAVTGNDGGTRALVTEYDVPGMTSLSADGVASAYPRFGPDGAQVAFVQGDVTAAAGELAVRPVPLTAAAPTVLTTGTASSSTRIRYMEWEPGNLITWVRGSTGISTIAATGGSPTQATVNGTFPDLAPNGTDYAYSAAGNGIYVSTGGGVPAPLAGSPTSGEQPHYNRTTSQLLFLANPDNLTVTFGTDTTPVLRLYSLPVTGGGTPALLADRTSDSATGGTVDSYIANPNWAPDGSWVAYVRAYYQNINGAATLCGNTGATLCGTTPGNVIFLQRVNTTTGAADGAPVKLADNATLPSFSPDGQLVAYVFGGALYVQPIDPATGQPTGTLIQHPKDTYTVLTNEGDDYRPRWQPR